The Candidatus Eisenbacteria bacterium genomic interval CATTAGGGCGAGAGACAACGTTAAGCTCATTGTCAGGGAAGAGAAGGACAAAGCAGTGATAAAGGTTCAAATGCTAAGTGCCGACATTAGTTATGAGAAGGGCATAAGCCTGATTCTTAACCTTCCCTGGGAAAAAGTGCGCGTCCAAGGGAGCTTGAGCGACTCGCACTACGCAGTCCACGGCGGCAGACTCGCCGTCAAGGCGGCTGTCGGAAGCGAAGTGACCGTGTATCGTGAAAACTGAGGGGGAAGCGCGAATGAAAGAACGTTGGAAGATCGTTTCCTGTATGTTGGCCGTGCTGGTGGCGATCTCTCTACTTGCGGCAGCGGCGGCGTTTGCCCGCGCGTATGAAGACCCGCGACTAGTCGAGGCCCGCACGCTCATCTATGACGGCAAGTACACCGAAGGGCTGGCCATTCTGGACAAGGTTCTCGAAGAGCAGCCTGGACACAGGGACGCCCTCTTTCTCAAGGCCCTGGCGTACGAGTGGCAGGGCCGGCTCGAGGAGGCGCTCACAGTATACAGGACCATAGTCTCGGTGCACGACGAGGACATCGACGCGTGGCTGGCAGTGGCAAAGCTCGAGGCGTGGCGGGAAAACTACGACGAGGCGATCTCGCTATACGGCACACTGATTTCCAAGTTCGGGCAAGAGCCACCCATCTTGATAGGACTCGCGAGAACTCTCAGTTGGGCCGACAGATTCGACGAGGCGCTTCAGTACTACGAAAGGGTTCTTCTTCAGGAGCCTGACAACGTCGAAGCGCTTGCCGGCAAGGCTCAGGTCCTAAGGTGGATGGGTGAGACGCACGAGGCAAGGAAGGTCATCCGCCAGGCGCAGCACCTCGATCCCGAGTTTCCGGACGTTCAGAAAGAGGGCCGTGAGATTGACCTCGCCCTGAGCCCCAGGGTCCTGACATCGTATTCTCAATCTCTCGAGAAAGATTATCTTCGCTCCGGAGACACGTACAACTACAACCTCGGCAACAGGACGTGGCGTTCCACCGTGACGTTTTCTCCGGACCTGATAGAGGACCTCGGCTTCAGCTTGTGGACCTCACGCGACTGGGAGCTGGACAAAACCCTGGACAAGCACAATTTTGAAATCACCTCGATCGGTTTCGCAGCCAATGTTGGCGTGAGACCCTGGGAGCCCGTGAAGGTCGGGGGCAATCTGAGGATCGCGCAATACGGGAATCACGATGCGAATGTTCTCTTTGCCCTTCTGCCCGAAGAAGAGAGAGAGGAGAACTTTGACGTGTGGGCCTCTGCTCAACTTGGGACTTGGGGGGCGAACGTTGGCGTTGGGACGTATCCTTTCTTCGAGAAGACGAGCACGCCCTTGCTGGACAAGCTCGAGATTGGAAGGCAGACGGTGACGCGAATCGGCGTAACCAAGAGTTTTTCACGAATCACGGAAGCCCAGCTCGGCTACGAAGCCGGAAGCTACAGTGACGGAAATGACAGGAACAGAGTGCACGGCTCCGTTCGAGTGTCTCCGTCGAGTGCGCCGTGGTTCTCCTTGCTCTACAACATTCACTACCAGGACTACAAGACGATTTCGAGGAACTACTTCACACCGCTCGACGAGTTGAACCAGGGACTCGAGGCCGGCGTGAGGAAGACCAGCCCCAAGGCCTTCTTCGGCGCCGGTCTCAGGTTTGGCTTTTCAAGCTCTGAGAACTTCGGCAATATTTTCTCCGTGGGGGCATCCGGATCCTTGTCCAGAACAGTGACTGACAGACTCAGATTCGAAGGCAACGGGTCGGTCTCGTACGACGACAACAAGTATTTGATGCACGCTTTCTACGTTGGGCTCGAACTGAGGCTTTGAGGGGAATCGACGTGACCATTCCGCTCGACATACTGTACTTCATTTTCCTCGGCCTTGTTTGTCTTGTAGTTTCCGCATGGCTGGCAGCCGGCCTGAACAGAGCCTTTACGATCTCCAAGAGAAGGAGAGAAGAGGCGTTGAGGGCCAGGTGCCGAGGACTCCTGCTCATACTCGCACGCCAGACGGGAGAGCCCGGGGCGCGCGTACTGGCTGAGATTGAAGATATACTGACTCCCGAGACGGCGGAGTACGTCGCCGTGTCTCTGCCCAGGCTCGAAGCACACCTGAGGTCAGAGCTCACAAAACTCTTTCAAGAGACGGGTCTCGTTCATCATTTCGTGCGTCAACTGAAGAGCCAGCGCAAGTGGAAGAGGGCAAGGGCGGCCAAAATTCTGGGCGAGCTGAGTCTTCCCGCGGCTTCCGCGGCTCTCTACAGAGCCCTCGACGACCCCGACCCGGACATCAGGAGCCTGGCGGCGAGAGGGCTCAGTAAGGTCAGACATCCCAGGGCACAGGCCGCCCTCATCGACATCCTCGGCAGACACGAGGAGCTGGTTTCCTCGCGTATCGCCGCCATGTTCATCGACGTCGGAACTCCGTCCGTGCCGCTCCTCGTGAAGAACATGCGGAACACCAACTGGCGGGCGCGATTCTGGACGGCCGAGATTCTGGGACAGGTTGCGGACAGACGAGCGGAAGGGGTGCTGGTTTCCGCGCTGAGCGATTCCTCCGCAGATGTGAGGGCAGCGGCGGCAAAGGCTCTGGGGAGAATCGGTAGCAAGAGCGCGGGTCTCGAGGTGATTCCTCTGCTCAAGGACCCGGCGTGGTTTGTGCGTTCGCACGCCGCCTGGACTCTGGGACAACTCGAAATGGTCGAGGCCATAGAAGAGCTGGTCGCCGCGTTGTGCGACAGGGCTTGGTGGGTAAGAAAAAGCTCGCTCGAGGCGTTGGCCAACATAGGGGAAGCGGCTCTTCCCGCTCTCATGGCCGGCCTGGAAGTGGACGACAGATTCGCGAGGGAAAGCGCCGCGGAGGCGCTTCAGAGGCTCGGGGTGGAGGTTCCATCCCGAGGTACGGAAGGTAATAGGGGGCGGCGATGACATACTTGCACCTGATGGCTCTGCAACAGGCGCTCTACGTCGCAAGCCTGATCATACTCATCTATTTTGCTGCACTTCAGCTCGTGCTGTTGACTCTGACTCTGGTCTCCTTTCTCGACATGAGGCGGAGACTGAGACAGAACTACTACACCGACTTTGAGTGCATGGCCAGGTCACACTTCACGATGCCCGTCTCGGTCGTCATCCCTGCACACAACGAGGCTTCGGTTATCGTCCAGTGCGTGCACTCGGTTTTGTCTCTGGACTATCCCGAGTTCGAGGTCCTGGTCGTGAACGACGGTTCGACGGACGACACTTTCGAGCTTCTCAGGGAAGAATTCAAGCTCGTCGAGCGTCGAGTCGTTTACAGAAAGAGCATCCCCACCGGCGAGATAGGTGCCATATACAAGTCAGTGACTAAGCCTAACCTCACGGTCGTGGACAAGGCCCACAGCGGAAAGAGCGACTCTCTCAACATCGGCATAAACCTTTCGCGCTACCATCTGTTTTGCAGCATAGACGCCGACTCCATCTTTCAATCGAACGCACTCTTGAGGATTGTGAGACCAATCCTGGAGAAGCCCGAGGAAGTTGTCGCCGTCGGCGGGCAGGTGCGCGTGGCGAACGGCTGCGTGGTGGAAGACGGGCGG includes:
- a CDS encoding glycosyltransferase family 2 protein, with product MTYLHLMALQQALYVASLIILIYFAALQLVLLTLTLVSFLDMRRRLRQNYYTDFECMARSHFTMPVSVVIPAHNEASVIVQCVHSVLSLDYPEFEVLVVNDGSTDDTFELLREEFKLVERRVVYRKSIPTGEIGAIYKSVTKPNLTVVDKAHSGKSDSLNIGINLSRYHLFCSIDADSIFQSNALLRIVRPILEKPEEVVAVGGQVRVANGCVVEDGRVVTPRIPRRLIAAFQVIEYLRAFVASRIGLSRINNLLILSGVFALFKKDVVIEVGGYKPETVTEDMELVVRLHRHLRRKKEPYRVVFLPDPICWTEVPVSVGNLSRQRNRWHRGLIQSLTRNMGMLFNPRYGSVG
- a CDS encoding tetratricopeptide repeat protein → MKERWKIVSCMLAVLVAISLLAAAAAFARAYEDPRLVEARTLIYDGKYTEGLAILDKVLEEQPGHRDALFLKALAYEWQGRLEEALTVYRTIVSVHDEDIDAWLAVAKLEAWRENYDEAISLYGTLISKFGQEPPILIGLARTLSWADRFDEALQYYERVLLQEPDNVEALAGKAQVLRWMGETHEARKVIRQAQHLDPEFPDVQKEGREIDLALSPRVLTSYSQSLEKDYLRSGDTYNYNLGNRTWRSTVTFSPDLIEDLGFSLWTSRDWELDKTLDKHNFEITSIGFAANVGVRPWEPVKVGGNLRIAQYGNHDANVLFALLPEEEREENFDVWASAQLGTWGANVGVGTYPFFEKTSTPLLDKLEIGRQTVTRIGVTKSFSRITEAQLGYEAGSYSDGNDRNRVHGSVRVSPSSAPWFSLLYNIHYQDYKTISRNYFTPLDELNQGLEAGVRKTSPKAFFGAGLRFGFSSSENFGNIFSVGASGSLSRTVTDRLRFEGNGSVSYDDNKYLMHAFYVGLELRL
- a CDS encoding HEAT repeat domain-containing protein; protein product: MTIPLDILYFIFLGLVCLVVSAWLAAGLNRAFTISKRRREEALRARCRGLLLILARQTGEPGARVLAEIEDILTPETAEYVAVSLPRLEAHLRSELTKLFQETGLVHHFVRQLKSQRKWKRARAAKILGELSLPAASAALYRALDDPDPDIRSLAARGLSKVRHPRAQAALIDILGRHEELVSSRIAAMFIDVGTPSVPLLVKNMRNTNWRARFWTAEILGQVADRRAEGVLVSALSDSSADVRAAAAKALGRIGSKSAGLEVIPLLKDPAWFVRSHAAWTLGQLEMVEAIEELVAALCDRAWWVRKSSLEALANIGEAALPALMAGLEVDDRFARESAAEALQRLGVEVPSRGTEGNRGRR